The Chrysemys picta bellii isolate R12L10 chromosome 5, ASM1138683v2, whole genome shotgun sequence DNA segment gctccctgctccaaagagctgacgCCCTACGTTAACACGGTGTAACATACACCAGGAGAGAGCCCCGAACGGGGCCTTGGCTTTGCCTGTGTCCCTCCTCGGGAGGGAAGGTTTCCAAGATTAAAATGAAAGAACTCATAGAGAACAGGCTCGCACTCAGAGCATATTCCTTCCCCGGGCCTGGCTGGTCTCCAGCCGCAGTTCAGTTCGGTCGCTGACCTGCAGACATGTGATTTCTAGATCTCCGGGCACAGATCAAGCTGCAAGGGGTTGAAGAAGCGGTGCAGAAACTCCAAGTCTCTCTGCAGCCTGACAACGCCTCGGACGCCTCAGCAAAGGGATCGGACAGTAAGTCGCAGGATGAGGGTCTTAGGCATCAGGGTCGGCTCCCCTCTCTTGGCCTGGAAGCTGAGCACTCTCTGGCCTATAGGGATGGTGGGTGCCTGGCATCCTCCTACTCCCCTCCATAGACGTCCCTGCCAGGTGGTCCCGGCCCCCGTCTAAtgagctgctgctctgcccattCCTCTGCCAACGGAGGCTCTGTTCCCAGGGACGGGCGGCTGCTCCAGGTTCCCTCCTAGCTCCCTTCCTGGCAGTGGCAGGCTGGCTGCATCCGCCCCACGCTCCTAAGCAGGGTGACTAGTGGtcacatcttctgtcctttccctgttgctcCCTTCGCTCCAGAGTTTTCACCATGGCCCTGTATTGTCAGGATTGCATTCGCGGGACAGACGGATGCAGCTCATGAGACACACAGGGCCGAGTTCAGACCCTGGTGTAAGCAGgacgtcagtggagctgcactcgTGGGTCTCAATTCCccccagtccctgagcccctcctatGCAGCGCCAATAATTTGGGTAACAGCCACAGTCCCATTGCTGGAGGCAGAGCGCCCCCTTGTGGCCACGTCTCACAACGCTCTGTCTGTCTGGCCCAGGGCTGCACATACAAACCGGTCCATGGATCAGGTTATTCAGCGTCCAATCAGAGGATGGGCCTGAACTAAACCCCGGCACAGAACACGCCGGAAAGCTGGGCTGTTCAAAATCCCGGCCTGGAGTCTAGGGCCATGGCTCGGGTCCAGGGATGTTCTTGCAGCCCCAgttctgccccatgctgcaggtgACCCACTCACAGCTCACAAGGTGGGAGCGATTGGGAAGAGGAGGCTGGGGAGATTGGGGGGACAGGGCTagaattcaggagagctggggtcACTTCCCAGCTCCGCTGCAAACTTTCTGTGTGATCTTGCGCAcgtctctctgcacctcagttccccagcagGAAAATCATCCTTTATTTCTGCCACCTAGAGTCGATTTTGACTGTGAGCTGttgagagcagggactgtcccctcctgtccgtacagcgcctggcacagaggggcctgCAGGTGCTGCTCTACCACACGTGCTGATAATCAAGTGTTctgcatctccactgaagtcGCTGTGACTTTCTTCTAGGTCTGCAGCTATTGGATGAAGCGCAGGCAGGAGTCCGGATGCTGAAAGCCCAGCTGGGTAATGTCAGTGCAGCGCGAACAGCAGTGCAAGATGGCTGCAGTAAGTACTAGCTGCAGCGCTGGCTGGTGCCGTTTCTCCTGGTGCTGAGGATAAACGGAGGATTTCAGGCTCCAAGGCTGACAGCGCAGCGCCTTTCACCAGCACCGAGTTCTCGTCCATTAAAAATCAccggtggctgcagctgggcccagaCCGTGGTGATCAGTGTGGAGTTAAATTATACACTAGCCTCGTTAGCCTAATGGGATCACCCAGCTACcagctcttcttagatgctccaaaCCCATCAGGTCACAGGCAAAAAGTGATACTGGCATTCCAGCGTATGGGGCGTTACTTTCAGACCCATCACTGAGCCAGTGCCCCCGGCAGGGTGTTTGGGGAGATGCCAAAGTGAAAAGGTGCGAGACCTTCACCACTTATGATCACTGAAATTTGTTGATACAGAACCAGGGGATGTTCCACCTTGGGCAGCTACATTCCCCCTCCTGAATTCCCCCTGCCAGCTCAGCTGAACAGTGAGTCTGCCCTTTCCCATTACAGCCGTGCTGCTCTGCACTGGGACCATcgcccatgctccagcccagatgcagctgcatttcagtgctgggagaGTGACCCCGTggtgtctgctttctgcagcGCTCTTTGGGATCCATCATGTGGCCACAAAAGTTACTTATTGTGATGCTGGAGTATCAGGATTCAGAAGTTCCCTGAGCTTGGGGCAGCTGAAGGGCAGGGGAAATGCAGCACTAgaaaccctgagctccctgcgTGTGTCCCTGTGACTTTCGCCCGGGTGTCTCACCTCAGACTCTGCTCCTAGGTGACATGCTGACAAAgctccccaggggctggaggtTTTACGGTGGGAACTTCTATTACTTTTCACAAGAAAAAAAGTCATGGGACGAGGCCGAGCGATTGTGTGTGTCTCAGGACTCGCACCTGACATCTGTCTCCTCCCAGGCAGAACAGGTGAGTGCAGGAAGCTCCTAGGGGCTTGGACAATGGATCAGTGCCTTGTTTCATACCAGAAGGAGGTGGAAGGCGGTAGCTGAGTTTGGAAACCATCGGAGAGGATGCCAAGCCTTGGAACGTGACTCAGGGGATTCACCCATCAGTTTAAAATCAGAGCTGGGCAGAGTAACAGTGCCAGGATCTGGACTTCCCAGAGTCTGGAGtgtcgggggagggggatttggggTCAGGTTCATTTCTGATTTTCCCTACTTCCAGTGTAGCATTTCCTGCAAACCCAATGACCTTGCCCAGGGACGACGCGCTTTGatccctctccccaggcctgAGCTCCTGCTGGACAATCTAGAAACCTCTATCTGGAGGGCTTGTGTGCAAGGGGCCATGCACCTCTCAGAGAATCCTCTCTCCCCACGTGCCCACTGTAGCCCTCACCCCAAGCCTCTGCGGCACTCTGTGAGGAGGAAAATCCCACCCTCCGGCAGGGCTAGACTTTGCACCCAGTTCTCTGCTCCGAGCTTTGCCTCCTCCAAGGGCAGGGCGCTGGTGTGAACTCTGAGGTGCCCGTCAATCACTGCcgcagcccagctctgaggggcagtggggggagtgtTCTGAGACAGGTCGCTGCTGTTAGCCCCAGGCAGATACAgatgcagacacagacacagagatgcTCCAGGACTCCCTCAGGGTCTCCCAGCTAGTCACTGTCAGCGTTGGGGGCAGGACACCATGTCTCCCgctgcccagtgcccagctcacATCACCAGacgccctttcctctccccccaaatcTGTTCAGCCCAGGCAGCTGCGGCTGCATCCTGCAGCCTCTCTTGGGTGACCTGGACATGCTGCaaactgtgttgtgcaggagtttCTCTCCAACGAGACCCAGGGAAAAGGTCGCTGGATTGGACTCACCAACCGGGGGACAGAAGGCAGCTGGCGCTGGGTGGATGGCACAGAATACAGAGCAGACGCAAGCAGGGGGTGAGTAAAGcttgagagaagtgattatttatTACACGTTTGCTCACAAGCTCCTTCGGGCAGCGTCTGTACGGCCCCTGGTGTCtatgcagcacccggcacagcgGGCCCGATCCTGAGGGAGGCCCCCGGGCGCTGCCACAACAGCAATGAATCCTCTCAGGAATTTCTGCTAATGCCCCTTTGTTCAGAGCAGGAGCCTAAACACGGAACGTGTGTTCAGTGCCACTGagacccagggccagagcctcccctggggtAACTcagcattgacttgaatgaaccacagggatttacaccagctgaggatctggccccaagtcaACTCAGTACAGCCAGGTGAGTCTGGAGTGAGCGGCAGGTTCACGCTCTCCTTGGGATTGCACTgcgctctcccctctgtcaggctggggaaggggaggctgtggggcgg contains these protein-coding regions:
- the LOC122172845 gene encoding C-type lectin domain family 4 member F-like isoform X1 encodes the protein MADKDIYENMEVMEAAPQPKGNPPKIPAPWRPRARGIVTAVLLLLSLALATSLLAVTLLYLRAQIKLQGVEEAVQKLQVSLQPDNASDASAKGSDSLQLLDEAQAGVRMLKAQLGNVSAARTAVQDGCSDMLTKLPRGWRFYGGNFYYFSQEKKSWDEAERLCVSQDSHLTSVSSQAEQEFLSNETQGKGRWIGLTNRGTEGSWRWVDGTEYRADASRGFWAPNVPNNYDCVHTEPSKRNLWNDNKCTRHFRWICKQAHGPAGL